CCACCAGGGGCCACACCCGACGGCTGGTCTCGCTCGGCAAGCCACTGCAGGGCCTGGAGGTCCGGATCGTCGACGAGGACGGTAGCGTGCTCACGGCGCGCGGTGTCGGTGTCATCGAGGTCCGCGGCGAACCCGTGACCAGGGGCTACACCACCGTCGCCGGTTTCATTCCGGCCCAAGACGAGCGCGGCTGGTATGACACCGGTGACCTCGGCTATCTCACCGAAGCCGGTGATGTGGTGGTGTGCGGACGCCTCAAGGACGTGATCATCATGGCCGGGCGCAACATCTACCCGACCGACATCGAACGCGCCGCCTGCCGCGTCGACGGGGTTCGTCCCGGTTGTGCCGTCGCGGTGCGCCTCGACGCCGGCCTGTCACGCGAGACTTTCGCCGTCGCGGTGGAGTGCAAGGAATTCGCGGATTCCACACAGGTCCGCCGCGTCGAACGGCAGGTCGCCCACGAGGTGTTCAGTGAGGTCGACGTGCGACCCCGCAACGTCGTGGTGCTCGCACCCGGCACCATCCCCAAGACACCGTCGGGCAAGTTGAGGCGCACGCAAGCACTCTCGCTGGTGGGTTGACGAGACGGGCCGAAGGCCCGCACGAACGAGTACATTTGTACCGCCCATGGCTGACTACGACCCCCAGCCAGGTCGGGTATCGGTACCGCAGCCCGATCTGACTGCCGCACAACGCGAAGCGGACGACCTCGACCTGTATGCCGCACTGAGCGGGGTCGCCAGTCTGGTGGCCAGCGGTCAAGGGGTGATGGCCCTACTCGACGACGTTGCGGAGTTGGCCCTTCGGGCGATTCCCGGCGTCGACGGTGTCGGGGTGACGGTCGTAGATACTTCCGCGGACGCACCGTCGATCAAGGCGCGGGCCGTCACCGCTCAATTCGTTGCGGACCTCGACAAGTTGCAAGACAACGAGGGTCCGTTCCTCACCTGCATGCAGACGAGGCGGCCCACCGTCAGCGGTTCGCTGGGTAGTGACGGCCGGTGGCCACACTTCGCTGGAGGCGTCGCCAGGATGGGCGTGCATTCCGCGCTTGCGCTGCCAATGCTCGTGGGCGATCAGCTCGTCGGTGCCATCGCCGCGTACGCACACCGCCGCGATGCATTCGACGACCATGCCGTCGACCTGGGCTCGAGGTTCGCCGGGCCCGCAGCGGCGTCGGTGTACAACGCGCAACTGCTCGGCCGGGCACAGGAGCGGACCAAACAGCTGCAGGATGCGCTCGGCACCCGCGCGGTGATCGATCAGGCGATCGGAATCATCCGCGCCCGCTCCGGCATCGGCGCGCAGGAGGCGTTCGACAGGCTGATTCGGATGAGCCAAGCGGAGAACGTGAAACTACACATCGTCGCCGAGCGCCTGGTCGACGAGGCGGTGCGGCGCGCAAGGGCGCGCCGACGCGGCTGAGTTACCTTTCCGTCGAGGCGAATTCACCGATCGCGGCGGTCAGCACCGGACGTGCGTGGCGATCGCTCATCAGACGCCGGGCGACCTCGGTGAGATGCTCATTGTTGGCGCGCGCATACGCTCGAAGCAGGGCGAAGGCCTCTTCAACCGAGACGTCGAGGGTTTCCCGCAGCAGCCCCTTCGCCTGCTCGACGATGACACGGCTGGCCAGCGCCGAGCGCAACTGCGGCATCACGGTCACCGACGTGGGGGGGTGCTCCTGCAGGATCGCCACACAGGCGATGTGTGCGAGCGTCTGGGCCACGAGACGGTCCGCCGGGTCGAGTTCGCCCGGATGGGCACCGAACAAGCCGAGCGCGCCGAGGACGATGCCTGCCGCACGCATCGGGACGGCGTGCACGGAGGCGAAGCCGGCATCGAGCGCGGCGGGCACGAACCGGGGCCACCGGTCCGCCGCAGCCGCCAGGTCGGCCACCGAAACCATCTGTCCACCGGCGTAGCACTCGATGCAGGGTCCCTCGTCGGCCTGCAACTGAAAGAGCTCCAGCTCGCGAGCCTGCTCGGAGGTGGCCGCGATCAGTCGCAGTTGGTCCAGGGGATCGGCAAGCAGGAAACCTGCGGCCGCGACGCCGAGCAGCCGGGCACAGTGCTCGGTGAGTTCGGTCATCAGATCGACGATGTCGAAATCGTCGAGGAGAGAGTCGACGAGGGAAACGACCGCGTCGAGAACGCGGGTCTCGCGGGGGGGTTCGGTCATTTCACACTCCGTCCCTGGTGCCCATCAGTCTGCCTCGAGCCTGAGCCTGCGATCGAGGATGTCGCGTGCGACGTCGGTGGCGCTGCGGCCGGTCGCGTAGGCGTGGGCACGCAGGCGGACAAGCGCCTCGGCCGGCTCTAGGTCGAGTTGCGCGACGAGCATGCCGGTGGCCTGGCTGACCTCGACGCGGGACAGGGCGTGTAGTTCGGCCCAGGCATTGCTGTCGGGATCGGCCACGGCGGCCTGCAGGTCGCCGTCGAGGAGGTCGAGCAGCGGAACACCGGCAAGCTCCGCGGCCACGATGGCACCGGACAACTGCTCGCCCTCCAGGGGGCCGGGCGCGGCGCGAAAGAGGTCGAGAGCGCCGACGTACTCACCTGCGACGACAACGGGCATCGCGAAAACGCCGCGGACCCGCAGGTCCAACATCGCGGGCCCGTACACGGGCCAGCGCCCTTCCTTGGGGTCGGCGAGATCGACGATCAGGACGGGTGCGCGTCGGACGACCGAGTCCAGACACGGACCTTCACCGAGGAGAAACTGCAGTTCGTCGCAGGTGCGCGCGTGTTCACCGCTGGAGCCGAGGGTTCCACTGCTGGCGCCGTCGAACACCAGAGAGATCGCCGCCGCGTCGATGTCGAAGAGCACCACACACGCTTCGCAGAGTCGGTCGGCGGCATCTGTCCCCTGCCGTCCGTCGACAGCGGCGAAAAGTTGCTCTGCAATCGCCACGTCTACCCGAACGCAAGTGGGGCATCAACGCTGCCCGCCGGACGCGGATCGAAGCTCACTCCCTCAGCCTCCTCCTCCGGGCAGGACGCGGCGCCGTTGGGGGTTGGGTACGTCAGCGTCACTCGATCAGGCAGTGCGAGTGTGTGAATGGTGCGCAACACCTGAAGATACTGGCGCACAAGCGAACCGGTGGTGTAGGGCACGTCGTACTTGTCACACAGTTCGCGGACGCGGCCCGCGATCTGTGGATAGCGGTTACTGGGCAGGCTGGGGAACAGATGATGCTCGATCTGGTAGCACAGGTTCCCGCTGGCGAAGGCCAGCAGCGGACCGGCCTTGAAGTTCGCGGCACCCAGCATCTGGCGCAGATACCAATGGGCCCGGGTTTCGTCCTCGAGCACGTCGGCGGTGAATGTCAGGGCGCCGTCGGGGAAGTGACCGCAGAAGATCACCACGTACGCCCAGACATTCCGCAACAGATTGGCCGTGGCGTTGGCCGTCAGAGTTCTGCGCCAGCGCGATCGGCTGATCGCGGGGATCAGCACGTAATCCTTGAGCGATTGCCGGGCGATCTTTCGAATGAACGCACCCTTCGCCCTGGCGAACTCTCCGTCGCCCGAGACCAGTCGATCACGCGCCGAATGAATTCCGTGTAGGCCGATACCCCATTCGAAGACACAGGCCAGCAACAGATTACGGAGCGGCTGCAGCAGATTCACCGGCTCCCACGGCTCGTCGCGCGTCATGCGTATCACACCGAAACCGAGATCGTCGTCCACACCGACGATGTTGCTGAACACGTGGTGGCGGTAGTTGTGCGAATAGCGCCATTGTGACGAGACGCCGACCATGTCCCACTCCCACGTGCTCGAGTGGATCTCCGGATCGTTCATCCAGTCCCACTGGCCGTGACCGACGTTGTGGCCGATTTCCATGTTCTCGACGCTTTTCGCTAAGGCCAACAACGTCGTTCCGAGCAGCCAGCCACCCTTCGACTGGGTGCACGCGATGATCACGCGGGAGACGACGTCCAGCGATCTCTGGAATTTGATGGTGCGCCGGATGTAGGCCGCGTCGCGTTCGCCGAGGGACTCCTCGATGTCGCTGCGGATGGCATCGAGCTCATCACCCAGAGCTTCGACATCCGCGTCGCTGAGATGGGCGTACGCGGCGACATCGGCAATCGCCATTGAAAGTCCTGTGGAGCCGGCGGGTGAATCAGGGCAAGGGCTCCTGAACGAACCCGAAAGAATGCGGACGAGCGGTCGAGATCTGAGAATACGACGGTTGCGCGTCGGCGTACTTGTCAGTCTACCCCGGCCGCGCGCCGGGTGATCTCGCGGCCCGAGGGGTAGGGTCGGGTGATCGGGACCATCCAGGCCCCACTATCGAGGGGCCATCGGTGTCTGATAAATCTCCGCGGCAATCCATGACCAAGAAGTCGGGCAAATCGCTGAAAGAAAAGCGCGCCGACAAGCACGCCAAGTCCGCAGCCAAGGCCTCCGCAGCCGAGGCGCTCTTCCATGACAAGAAGCGATAGGGCTCAACAGCTTTCGCTTGGAGTTCTGGCTCGCTCGCGCAAGCCGAACGAGTTCAGGTTGCCGATCCACCCAGCACATTTCGCAAGGATCGATCACCGGATCCGCGAGCGCATCTTTCTCGAGCACGGCTACGGTTCGGACTTCGGCGCCAGGGACGCTGACCTGGCCGAACTCGTCGGCGGAATAGCCGACCGCGAGCATCTGATCGCCACGTGCGACGTCATTCTGTTGCCGAAAGTTCAGGCGGAGGATCTGGCCGCATTCAAGGCGGGGCAGATCGTGTGGGGCTGGCCGCACTGCGTCCAGGACCCCGCCATGACGCAACTCGCCATCGACAATCGGTTGACACTGGTCGCCTTCGAGGCGATGAACCATTGGCAGTCCGACGGCGGGTTCGGGCTGCACGTCTTTCACAAGAACAACGAGTTGGCTGGCTACTGCTCCGTCCTGCACGCAATGCAATCCGTAGGGATCACTGGCATTTACGGGCGCAAGTTGCGCGCTGCCGTCATCGGATTCGGTGCGACGGCCCGCGGCGCCGTCACCGCGTTGAACTCGCACGGTGTCGACGACGTGCGCGTGCTCACCAACCGGGACGTGGCGGCCGTCGGGTCGCCGATCCACTCCACCCAGATCATCCAGATGGGGCCCGATCCGGACGCGCCTGAGCGGATATGGGCAGACACCCCCGACGGGGTCGTCCCAGTGGCCGATCTACTCGCGGACAACGACATCGTCGTCAACTGTGTCCTTCAGGATCCGGACGCGCCCCTCGTCTTCGTCACCGGGAACGACTTGGCCACCTTCACTGCCGGCAGTCTCATCGTCGACGTGTCCTGCGACGTGGGCATGGGCTTCAGTTGGGCGCGTCCGACGTCATTCACCCAGCCCATCATCGAGGTGGCGAACGGCATCCACTATTACGCGGTCGACCACAGCCCGTCCTATCTCTGGAATTCGGCCACGTGGGAGATCAGCGAGGCCCTGTTACCCCACCTGGACGCGCTGCTGGCGGGTCCGCAGGCATGGGACGACACTCCGACGATCGCCAGGGCCATCGAGATCCGCGACGGTGTCGTCCTCAATCCCGGGATTCTGTCGTTTCAGCGCCGCGACCAAACCTATCCGCACGCGGTTCAGCCATGACTCGCTGCGCGAGTTCCGTATAGGCGGCGGCGACCACCGGCCATCCGACCTCCGGCGCCCGCCGTCTGACCTCGGCTGCCATCGAGCCGGCAAGTCGCGGCTGCGTGATGATCTGTCGGAGCGCGCCCGCGAGCGCGACGGGGTCATCGTGCTCGACGACCATGCCCGCCCCGCTGGCCAGCAACTCGATGGCGTGCGAAAACGCCGTGGCCACAATAGGTCTGCCATTGGCCAACGCGTCGACGAGCACACCGGAGCTCACTTGCGCCGTGGAGTCGTTGGGCACCACCACCACGGAGGCCTGCTGGATCAGTGCGGCCAACGATGAATTGTCGTAGTAGCGGGGGTCGAACGACACCGAATCGGCCACGCCCAGACGCCGCGCCTGTTCGACTCGCGCATCGCGATACGCCTCGGCTTCGGCCACCGGAATCGCGGGATCCATCGGCCCGGCAACCAGGTAGCGGGGTCGGCCGGGGATGTCGCCGAGGGTCGGCATCACGTCGATGACCCTTTCGATGCCCTTGCCTGGACGCAGTAGGCCCCACGTCAGGATGGTGGGCCGACTCGGGCGTTTCACCCGAGGGACGGTCGGCAACGTGGCACCGTGCGGGATCGTGGCGATCTTGCGCCGGTCCATGGCGTAGGTGAGGTAGAGGCGCTGACGCGCCGCCTCGGACATCACGACCACGCGGTCCGCAATGGCCGCGATCGCTTCGAGGCTCGAACATTGTTGTGCCGTAGGTTGTTCCGGAATGCTGTGGACGACTACTATCGACGGGACACCCAGTCCGTCGACGATTTCGACCACGTCGTCGGTCGTGCCGACTTCATGTTGCACGATCGCGACGTCCACCTGGCTGCGTCCCGCGGCCATGGACCCGTCCGGTGTGTCTGCCACCCAGCTGACAGCCGACTTACCCAAAGCCGAAGCCAGACCGGCGGTGAACCTCGCAAGCCCACACGGTGGACACGTACCGGTACCAACGATGGCGAACCTTACCGGACGCGAAATCTTTTGCGGCACACCACAGGAAATGCTCGAGTCGTAGATCGGCACCGCATTCACAGGATGGTCCGGGTGACGGACGCACTCGTCGCGCAACTCCGAATCGTTGCGATTTGTGTGCGTTCGAGAGCGCTCACCGCTCCTAAATGCACACAAATCACCAGAAACGGCCCGCTTTCCGCGCTTTCTGATCGCCGGTGACATCGGTCCACGCTGCCGGCTCGTAGTGATACGGCCGTTTGGCGCCCACGCGGATGATGTCGAGCGCACCGTCGTGGTGCGTGACGTAGACGTCGCCGTTGCGCATGTACTCGTCGGAGCCGCCGTCTGAGCGGGTCACGATCACCGTCATGGTCGAGCCTCCCGGGACCGCATGGAGCACATCAGGTGCCCACCCGCGCGGTCGACGCCAGGAGATCGGCAACGGTCGAATCATTGCCCGGACCCGCAGCGGCCATCAGCGCGGTGTGCGCCTCCTCGGGATCGGTGTTCGGTGGAACCACAAGTAAGGCAATTCTGTTGCCGCTCAAGCCGAGAACTTCGAGGGTGTGCACCGGCTGATACTGAAATCCGCCGAGCCGCACCGTTCGGCCGCCGATGGTCACCTTCCGGGGCGGCGTGTCCCATTCATTCGCGTTGTACACCACGCGGCCAATCGGGCCCAGCCGTACCGACAGCACTGCCAGCAGGTCCGGTAGCTGAGTCGTGAGGTCGTCGCTGTGCGGCCACCATGCGCCGTCGACATACCCGCTCATGCAGGCCTTGGGTTTCAAGCGCAGTCGCGGCGTCTGATCGGGCGTGGTGCGAGGCGCATCGGTGGTGGAAGGTTGATTTCGCGTCATTCGACGCTCCCGTCTTGACCGTGAGCCGGCCAGATCCTACGAATCGACGACGACACAACCTTGAACGGTCATATGACGAAGTACCGCCGATACCCCCACCCTACGCGAGCGATTTGTGCGCATTCGAGAGCGCTCACCGCTCCTCAACGCACACAAATCACCAGAGAACGGCGATCGCGGCGGCCGCGAACGACAACACACCCACGGCGACAAAGAGCCCACGCGCGACGGCCTCGCCCGTCTTCTTCTGTCGCGCGCTTCCCATGCCGAGCAGGCCGCCGATCACGATGAGGATGACGAGCTTGACGCCGATCTTCGGGTAGTTCAGTTCGATACCCACCGGCCACGGCGCGGCGAGCGCCAGTCCGGTAAGCAGCGACAGCAGGATGCCGTAGTCCATGATGCGGGTGAAGCGGAACCGTTTGGCGGCCGCTTCGGCGGCCCACGCCCCGAACGTGACGGCGAAACCGACGATGTGCAGCAGTACAACTACGTGACGTAGTAGTTCCATGGATCGAGGGTACGACAGAAAACGTCGGGACAACCAGAGGCTGCCCCGACGTTGGCAAGATCCATCGCCAAGTTGTCGCTTGACCAGCGACTCACGCCGCTGTGAATTTGCTGTGAGCCAGGCTCACACCGTCGGGATCAGGGCACCCAGGCGAGAATGTCGCGAATCCCGTCGTTGTAGACGACGCTGTTCGGATCGACACCGACGACATCGAAGTAGAGCTTGCCGCTCGATGTACCGTTCGGCGGTACGGCGTTGCCCTGAATGGCCGTCGGGATGAACACGTTGGTGATCGCCTGGTACCCCTGGCCGTTCTCCGCGCGGGCGTTGAAACGCGGCAGCACCGGATTAGCCCAGTTTCCAAAGGCATTCACCGTCAGCGTCGCTTCCCACAGTCGTCCGGCAACCGGGTAAGGGATCGAATCGGTGCTCGGCTGAAGATCGGTCACTACGTAGCCGATCAGTGGGCCGCCGGACGCGACGTCGTTGATCGTCTGCTCCACGCCGAACTGTTGGATGCTGTCGGTGGCCGTCGCGATCCCAGCCGTCCCGAGCGCGAGGCCGGCCGCGACCGCGGTCGCGCCGGCAAGTTTTGCTAGTCCCTTGATGCTCAATGCAGTTCCCTCCCACGGCGAATTCGACTATTCAACAGTTACCGCATCAGCCCTGGTCAGAAAGCGAAATGTTAAAAATCGCCACGAGTCCATGCCCGCAATGCGCATAGGGTTGCCCTGTGTATGTCGACGCGATGATCACGCCGCAACCGTTGCAGTCGATCGGGGACCTCGCCCGTCGCACACAAGAGGCGGGGTTCGCCGGACTGCTGTTCACCGAGACCGGCCGCACCGCCTATCTCAACGTCG
The nucleotide sequence above comes from Mycolicibacterium moriokaense. Encoded proteins:
- a CDS encoding DUF1942 domain-containing protein, with protein sequence MSIKGLAKLAGATAVAAGLALGTAGIATATDSIQQFGVEQTINDVASGGPLIGYVVTDLQPSTDSIPYPVAGRLWEATLTVNAFGNWANPVLPRFNARAENGQGYQAITNVFIPTAIQGNAVPPNGTSSGKLYFDVVGVDPNSVVYNDGIRDILAWVP
- a CDS encoding GAF and ANTAR domain-containing protein, whose amino-acid sequence is MAIAEQLFAAVDGRQGTDAADRLCEACVVLFDIDAAAISLVFDGASSGTLGSSGEHARTCDELQFLLGEGPCLDSVVRRAPVLIVDLADPKEGRWPVYGPAMLDLRVRGVFAMPVVVAGEYVGALDLFRAAPGPLEGEQLSGAIVAAELAGVPLLDLLDGDLQAAVADPDSNAWAELHALSRVEVSQATGMLVAQLDLEPAEALVRLRAHAYATGRSATDVARDILDRRLRLEAD
- a CDS encoding DUF5994 family protein; the encoded protein is MTRNQPSTTDAPRTTPDQTPRLRLKPKACMSGYVDGAWWPHSDDLTTQLPDLLAVLSVRLGPIGRVVYNANEWDTPPRKVTIGGRTVRLGGFQYQPVHTLEVLGLSGNRIALLVVPPNTDPEEAHTALMAAAGPGNDSTVADLLASTARVGT
- a CDS encoding GAF and ANTAR domain-containing protein translates to MADYDPQPGRVSVPQPDLTAAQREADDLDLYAALSGVASLVASGQGVMALLDDVAELALRAIPGVDGVGVTVVDTSADAPSIKARAVTAQFVADLDKLQDNEGPFLTCMQTRRPTVSGSLGSDGRWPHFAGGVARMGVHSALALPMLVGDQLVGAIAAYAHRRDAFDDHAVDLGSRFAGPAAASVYNAQLLGRAQERTKQLQDALGTRAVIDQAIGIIRARSGIGAQEAFDRLIRMSQAENVKLHIVAERLVDEAVRRARARRRG
- a CDS encoding GAF and ANTAR domain-containing protein, giving the protein MTEPPRETRVLDAVVSLVDSLLDDFDIVDLMTELTEHCARLLGVAAAGFLLADPLDQLRLIAATSEQARELELFQLQADEGPCIECYAGGQMVSVADLAAAADRWPRFVPAALDAGFASVHAVPMRAAGIVLGALGLFGAHPGELDPADRLVAQTLAHIACVAILQEHPPTSVTVMPQLRSALASRVIVEQAKGLLRETLDVSVEEAFALLRAYARANNEHLTEVARRLMSDRHARPVLTAAIGEFASTER
- a CDS encoding fatty acid desaturase family protein, with translation MAIADVAAYAHLSDADVEALGDELDAIRSDIEESLGERDAAYIRRTIKFQRSLDVVSRVIIACTQSKGGWLLGTTLLALAKSVENMEIGHNVGHGQWDWMNDPEIHSSTWEWDMVGVSSQWRYSHNYRHHVFSNIVGVDDDLGFGVIRMTRDEPWEPVNLLQPLRNLLLACVFEWGIGLHGIHSARDRLVSGDGEFARAKGAFIRKIARQSLKDYVLIPAISRSRWRRTLTANATANLLRNVWAYVVIFCGHFPDGALTFTADVLEDETRAHWYLRQMLGAANFKAGPLLAFASGNLCYQIEHHLFPSLPSNRYPQIAGRVRELCDKYDVPYTTGSLVRQYLQVLRTIHTLALPDRVTLTYPTPNGAASCPEEEAEGVSFDPRPAGSVDAPLAFG
- a CDS encoding Fe-S protein → MELLRHVVVLLHIVGFAVTFGAWAAEAAAKRFRFTRIMDYGILLSLLTGLALAAPWPVGIELNYPKIGVKLVILIVIGGLLGMGSARQKKTGEAVARGLFVAVGVLSFAAAAIAVLW
- a CDS encoding glycosyltransferase, with the protein product MADTPDGSMAAGRSQVDVAIVQHEVGTTDDVVEIVDGLGVPSIVVVHSIPEQPTAQQCSSLEAIAAIADRVVVMSEAARQRLYLTYAMDRRKIATIPHGATLPTVPRVKRPSRPTILTWGLLRPGKGIERVIDVMPTLGDIPGRPRYLVAGPMDPAIPVAEAEAYRDARVEQARRLGVADSVSFDPRYYDNSSLAALIQQASVVVVPNDSTAQVSSGVLVDALANGRPIVATAFSHAIELLASGAGMVVEHDDPVALAGALRQIITQPRLAGSMAAEVRRRAPEVGWPVVAAAYTELAQRVMAEPRADRFGRGAETTESRD
- a CDS encoding N(5)-(carboxyethyl)ornithine synthase, producing the protein MTRSDRAQQLSLGVLARSRKPNEFRLPIHPAHFARIDHRIRERIFLEHGYGSDFGARDADLAELVGGIADREHLIATCDVILLPKVQAEDLAAFKAGQIVWGWPHCVQDPAMTQLAIDNRLTLVAFEAMNHWQSDGGFGLHVFHKNNELAGYCSVLHAMQSVGITGIYGRKLRAAVIGFGATARGAVTALNSHGVDDVRVLTNRDVAAVGSPIHSTQIIQMGPDPDAPERIWADTPDGVVPVADLLADNDIVVNCVLQDPDAPLVFVTGNDLATFTAGSLIVDVSCDVGMGFSWARPTSFTQPIIEVANGIHYYAVDHSPSYLWNSATWEISEALLPHLDALLAGPQAWDDTPTIARAIEIRDGVVLNPGILSFQRRDQTYPHAVQP